Proteins encoded together in one Candidatus Lariskella endosymbiont of Epinotia ramella window:
- the ruvX gene encoding Holliday junction resolvase RuvX — MTSIYDNFSKVLSMQDSDMIALFHQDSVQRAEFTDLIKYNPNSVILGLDVGQKKIGIAKCNMSINVVLPLMVMKRHFAIEEDLIEINSIISSTSPEKVIGFVLGLPRQMNGTLGQQSEYIISFANALKEFFKMPVALYDERLSTKAADKLLSETQLSRKKRNSIDDKFAAALILDSFLKSLSIF, encoded by the coding sequence ATGACAAGTATATACGATAATTTTTCAAAAGTACTCAGCATGCAAGATTCCGATATGATAGCGCTATTTCACCAAGATTCTGTGCAACGTGCAGAGTTTACTGATCTTATAAAATACAATCCAAACTCTGTGATTTTAGGACTCGATGTTGGACAGAAAAAAATAGGAATTGCTAAGTGTAACATGTCTATTAATGTTGTTCTGCCACTCATGGTGATGAAGCGTCACTTTGCGATTGAGGAAGATCTTATTGAGATAAATAGTATAATAAGCTCAACAAGCCCAGAAAAAGTGATTGGATTTGTTCTAGGATTGCCTCGCCAGATGAATGGAACACTTGGCCAACAATCGGAATATATCATTTCATTTGCTAATGCTTTAAAAGAATTTTTCAAAATGCCAGTCGCTTTATATGATGAAAGACTGTCTACCAAAGCTGCAGATAAGCTTTTAAGTGAAACTCAACTTAGCAGGAAAAAACGCAACTCTATAGATGATAAATTTGCTGCAGCTCTGATATTAGATTCCTTTTTAAAGAGTCTTTCTATATTTTGA
- a CDS encoding PD-(D/E)XK nuclease family protein — MLELISREEKLSELELLQLPNTFQKSQLNFAIYTDYIAYINKEGENCRLKTYESKDQLKFKESELAEITRALSEYYHNQYDIELLKSGSDKEQLLSYLIENLKQRGETDGVVTEQQRQVIAAQRIEKILSIYKKKTIFALLPANNTPYIKQIVKAISKLENSYIFIQGTPSNSIVKTNQEFHTNRIKPNTSQQSLDFDVSDSQSSFLSGKLDAQGSGHFAKFSTMNVHQKHYTWHIVNHLSALINNKDDVLDVACEVQDQGFHNILELFISQILYPPELMGNLIGTIQHEYVAALDHVEIVEAKSQIEEAKIICNAVQIAMQEDENARIAIVTNNREVIKIISALLDAHVIRYDDSTPMQHEQSHIIQLFILILKAATEGSSDFKIWLSLFKHPSSIVFEELRESVYMFEKRIIRHSEYTQNIDSYFKLSSKNNLSCDIEPLRNYYERIMHFRDVMQKTSSFNQVLVAHFETFCHLIHPQARESQHFYILEELVHSTTSNPVVTCNLLFKEDYNELLKSLLKNLELRKCEKTEHCVEILTPMEARFLKFDFVVAAGMQESFFPSYLIDHGYISQEVRAKKNDNIIMKDVEIGYAAFDFAHLLAQKRVLFSYSKSSKSGALQASRFIDRLIAYIRLMKKINLDDLIYHSKVRAEYSRIPRHSAKRPIFKIAALASSCTSFLNIDVNEIMPSKISVSGIERLMKSPYLYYVHDVLKLRPLEPIPTPGISKKRFGIILHDLLSNAVEKDISSVDNLVSLFYSKFGACTNDQLKQQVLEYFFKDYINQVADLFLCYKEKNLNSIKQSVTEVKGTIKFLTDEGKLVCVTAIADRVDLLKNGDVKIIDYKTGNIPSSSEIKRGLAPQLLIEGLIYLYGDAFGIKKQLVQKKDVDLYYISLHRKSILNERIITCDFPSTYDALTKLINKFFTHDAVIFPSMSAIKSYERELYSHISRDEEWLGR; from the coding sequence ATGTTAGAACTTATAAGCAGAGAGGAGAAGTTAAGTGAATTAGAATTACTGCAACTACCAAATACATTCCAAAAATCACAACTAAACTTCGCTATTTACACAGATTATATTGCTTACATAAATAAGGAAGGTGAAAACTGTCGCCTCAAAACATATGAATCAAAAGATCAATTGAAATTTAAAGAATCAGAATTAGCAGAAATTACAAGGGCGTTATCTGAATATTATCATAATCAATATGATATTGAATTATTAAAATCTGGTAGTGATAAAGAACAGCTATTGAGTTACTTAATAGAGAATTTAAAGCAACGTGGAGAAACAGATGGAGTCGTTACAGAACAACAAAGACAAGTCATAGCAGCACAGCGCATAGAAAAGATACTCAGCATTTACAAGAAAAAAACTATATTTGCTTTGTTACCAGCAAATAATACTCCCTACATTAAACAAATTGTAAAAGCTATATCCAAGCTTGAGAACTCATATATATTTATTCAAGGCACGCCAAGTAATAGTATTGTGAAAACAAACCAAGAATTTCATACAAATCGAATAAAACCCAACACATCACAGCAATCATTAGATTTTGATGTTAGCGATTCACAAAGTAGTTTTTTATCTGGCAAATTAGACGCTCAAGGCAGTGGTCATTTTGCAAAATTCAGCACGATGAATGTTCATCAAAAACATTACACATGGCATATTGTTAACCATTTAAGCGCTCTTATAAATAATAAAGATGATGTACTAGATGTTGCTTGCGAAGTGCAAGACCAAGGATTTCATAATATATTAGAGCTTTTCATATCACAGATACTATATCCACCTGAACTTATGGGAAACTTGATAGGGACAATACAGCATGAGTATGTTGCTGCTCTAGATCATGTTGAAATAGTAGAAGCAAAAAGTCAAATTGAGGAAGCAAAAATCATCTGTAATGCAGTACAAATTGCGATGCAAGAAGATGAAAATGCAAGGATTGCTATTGTAACAAATAACAGAGAGGTAATAAAAATTATCTCTGCACTGCTTGATGCGCATGTGATTCGCTATGATGACTCAACACCAATGCAGCATGAACAATCACATATAATACAGCTTTTTATATTAATACTGAAAGCTGCAACTGAGGGCAGTTCTGACTTTAAGATTTGGTTATCATTGTTCAAACATCCATCTTCTATAGTATTTGAGGAGCTTCGAGAAAGTGTATATATGTTTGAAAAAAGAATCATACGTCATTCTGAATATACACAAAATATAGATTCATATTTCAAACTTTCTAGTAAAAATAATTTGTCTTGCGATATAGAACCACTAAGGAACTATTACGAAAGAATAATGCACTTTAGAGACGTGATGCAAAAAACGTCATCTTTTAATCAAGTTCTCGTTGCTCATTTTGAAACATTTTGTCATTTGATACACCCTCAAGCTCGTGAATCTCAGCACTTTTATATTTTGGAAGAATTAGTGCACAGCACTACATCAAATCCTGTTGTTACTTGCAACTTATTATTTAAAGAGGATTATAATGAGCTATTAAAGTCTCTATTGAAAAATCTAGAATTGCGTAAATGTGAAAAAACTGAGCATTGTGTTGAAATTTTGACTCCAATGGAGGCAAGGTTTTTAAAATTTGATTTTGTGGTAGCAGCGGGGATGCAAGAATCCTTTTTTCCCAGTTATCTCATAGATCACGGATATATATCGCAAGAAGTGAGAGCAAAGAAGAATGACAATATTATAATGAAAGATGTAGAAATTGGATATGCAGCTTTTGATTTTGCACACTTGCTTGCACAAAAACGAGTCTTATTTTCTTATTCCAAATCAAGCAAAAGCGGCGCGTTACAAGCTTCAAGATTTATTGATCGCTTAATTGCATATATAAGACTCATGAAGAAAATTAATTTAGATGATCTGATATATCATAGCAAAGTCAGAGCAGAATATTCAAGAATTCCAAGACATAGTGCTAAAAGGCCAATTTTTAAAATTGCAGCACTTGCTTCGAGTTGCACATCGTTTCTTAATATTGATGTGAATGAAATTATGCCAAGTAAAATATCTGTTAGTGGTATAGAACGATTGATGAAAAGTCCTTACTTATACTACGTGCATGATGTGTTAAAATTAAGACCATTAGAACCAATACCAACTCCTGGTATATCAAAAAAGCGTTTTGGGATTATTTTACACGATCTACTGTCCAATGCTGTAGAGAAAGACATATCGTCAGTAGATAATCTTGTGTCCCTTTTTTACAGCAAATTTGGCGCTTGCACAAATGACCAACTTAAGCAGCAAGTGTTGGAATATTTCTTCAAAGACTACATAAATCAAGTTGCTGATCTATTCTTGTGTTACAAAGAAAAAAATCTAAATTCTATAAAGCAGAGTGTCACAGAAGTAAAAGGTACTATAAAGTTTTTAACAGATGAAGGAAAATTGGTCTGTGTTACCGCAATAGCAGATAGAGTTGATTTGCTAAAAAACGGAGATGTCAAAATAATTGACTATAAAACAGGCAACATACCAAGCTCTAGTGAAATAAAAAGAGGGCTTGCACCTCAGCTTCTTATAGAGGGTCTCATATATTTATATGGCGATGCCTTTGGTATAAAAAAGCAGCTAGTACAGAAAAAAGACGTGGATCTTTATTATATCTCACTTCATAGAAAATCTATTTTAAATGAGAGGATAATTACATGCGATTTTCCATCCACTTATGATGCACTGACAAAGTTAATAAATAAATTTTTTACACATGATGCTGTTATATTTCCCTCTATGTCTGCTATAAAAAGTTATGAGAGAGAGCTGTATTCACATATCAGCAGAGATGAAGAATGGCTGGGTAGATGA